The nucleotide sequence TTCCTGGCCTGCCGTGTAGGTAATAAAAACCCCTTCCCGGGTAGCGCATACCCACGTATCTGGTTCATCGGGATGGATCTCCAGATCTTTGATGTCCTGTACCTGCTGGAGAAAGGTCTTTTTTCCTTCCTGGATAATTTTGAGGGTCTTGATGGGAAGTCCCCGATTCCGGGGCTCCCACTTTTGAAGATTTGAAGATACCCATATCCCCTGGTCGGTAAGGAGAATGTACCGTCCCTTCTGCACGAGGATCTTTTTTACCTCCCCTTCCTGCCAGAGGGGACTCATCCGTTCCTCTCCCTGATTGCGGGTTATGAAAAAAAGCCCCTGGGTGGTTCCTGCCAGGGCCCTGAAAGAAGAAGATGTCTGAGCTTGAACAGAGGATAGAATAATCCCTTGGAGAAGAATATAAAAAAGCAAAAAAAGAAGCATTCGCGCTTTGGCCATATGGACATATCCTAGCGGATTTTGTTTCTTTGAAAAAGCCTCTTTGTTACTACCGGTTGTTACGGGATACTTCCATGGGAAGGGGAGTAGCCACGGACCGACAAAAATGGGCTATCCCTGGGGGCACGATTAAAATGCGATGGATCGATGGGTGTTTTCGAAGGGAAAGGTTCACTGTCCCGCCGTAGGGCGGCTCACTGACAACTTAACTATGGAAAAAAAACGCTTCTTACCCTACAATGGTACTACACAATGGTACTACCAGGGGAGGCTGCATGCTAAAGAGTGTTACCCGAACGATAGGGATTCTTACCAGTGGGGGCGATTGTCCCGGTCTTAATGCGGCGATCCGTGGGGTCTGTCGGGCTGCCTATGATCGTTACAACATGTCGATTATCGGGATCGCCAATGGGTATCGGGGCCTCATCGAGGCGGATGCTCGCCTTTTAAAACCAGAAGATTTTTCGGGGATCCTTACGCGGGGAGGAACCATTCTGGGAACAAGTCGGGAAAAACCCTTTAAAAGCCGGAAAGGCGAATACGACTCGGAAGTTGCCCAGGATAAGGTGGAAATAATCAAGGAAAATTATAAAAAGTTGAATCTGGACTGCCTTGTCGTATTAGGGGGAAATGGAACCAATACCACAGGGTACCTTTTGTCGAAAGAGGGGCTTAATGTGATTGGATTACCCAAAACCATCGATAACGATATCGTCGGGACGGATATTACCTTTGGGTTTCATTCAGCGGTATCCATAGCTACCGAAGCGATAGACCGGCTCCATTCTACCGCCCACAGTCACAACCGGGTGATGGTCATCGAACTCATGGGACATAAGGCGGGATGGCTTGCCCTGTATGCGGGTGTGGCGGGGGGAGGAGACATTATTTTGATCCCCGAAATTCCCTATAACATGGAGGCCATTACCCGCCATCTATTAAAGCGAGCCCGGGATGGCAAAAGCTTTTCCATCGTCGTGGTAGCGGAGGGGGCCCTCTCAGTAGAAGAGGCCCAGATGGAAAAAAAGGAACGGAAGAAGTATCGGGAGAAAACCGCCCAGCCTTCTATCGGCTATCGGGTGGCCCGGGAAATAGAAGAAGCCACCGGCATGGAAACCCGGGTTACCGTGTTGGGGTATCTTCAGCGCGGAGGCATTCCCAGCGCCTGGGATCGGGTACTGGCCACCACCTTTGGGACTGCCGCAGCGGAACTCCTTGCCCGGGGCGATTACGGAAAAATGGTATGTATGCGGGGGAATGAGGTGGGATCCGTCAGCCTTGAAGAGGTGGCGGGGAAATACAAGGCCGTTCCCCCGGATCACTACATGATTGATACGGCCCGTTCAGTGGGTACCTGCATGGGCGATGAGTAGCCCTTTTGCTGGTGGGCTGGGGGCGTCCAGAGGTTCCTTTACAGAGCCTGGCAATCCAATAGCGTAGATTTACGGGAGTGGCCGGGGTTCCGCCAGGGCGTATCCCTGGGCATAATCGACGCCGATGCGGCGAAGCCGCTCAATGATAGCGGGGGATCGGACGAATTCGGCAATGGTTTTAAGACCCATCACGTGTCCCATGGAGTTAATCGATTCTACCATCGTAAAATTGACAAGGCTTTCATCGATATTTTGGACGATGGAACCATCGATCTTGAGATAGTCGACCGGGAGATTTTTAAGATAATTGAAGGATGAGAAACCGGAACCAAAATCATCCAGGGAAAAACTAAAACCATGTTTTTTAAGATTTTCGATGAATCGGGATGCATAGGAAAGGTTCTGGATGGCCGCCGTCTCGGTGATTTCGAGACAAAAATACCGGGGATCCACGCTGTAGGTAGTACAGGTGCTTAAAATGTAATCGATAAAACTTTCGTCCAGGAGGGATGGCCCGGAGATATTGATGGAAAAAATTCGCTTTATTAGTTCGTGATTCTTATTTTTAAGAATGAGCCAGCTTTCCATGACCTGTTTGATGACCCACCGATCGATAAGGCTGATAAGGCCGTACCGCTCTGCGGCGGGGATAAAGGCCCCGGGGCTTATTATTTTCCCATCTTGATCTTCCATGCGGATAAGAATTTCCAGTTTAGCCACATGGGAGGCACTCGAATACATCGGTTCGATAGGCTGATACCACAGACGGAAGCGATTTTGTTCGAGGGCTTCGTTTATTTTGCTTACCCACTCCATCTGGCCCCGTCGAATAATGTAGCGATCCTCATTTCGCTGGAAAACCCGGATGCGTCCCCCCCCTTCTTCTTTTGCTATGTAGCAGGCATCATCCGCGGCAGCCAAAACATTCTGAATATTGTTGTCCTCTGCGGTGAGGGGCACCACACCGATGCTGAAAGAAAGGGGAAATATGTTTTTGTTCCACACGAATTTTTTTGACTGAACCGCATTTTGAAGCCGCTGGGCGACCTGAACTGCATCCTCGAGCTTACAGTCGTGAAGAATCAGCCCAAATTCATCGCCCCCGAGGCGGGCCACAAAATCGTTTCGCTGGGTAAGGCTTTCCAGCAGTTCCGCAATCTGGCGCAACAGTTCGTCCCCCGCCATGGTGCCACAGGTGTCGTTCACTATTTTAAAACGATCCACATCGAGTTGGAGGAGCGTATGGGTTCCGCCGTTTTTCTGGATATCCTCCAGGATGGTCTTTAGATGGATTGAAAATTCATCCCGGTTGGAAAGACCCGTAAGGGTGTCGTGGCTCGCCTGGTAATCGACGGTGGCAGAAAGCCGTTTTATTTCAGTCACATCCCGGAATGCGACCACATAGCCCTGGATATCGATTCCTTGATAATGGATCCGGGTAATAGAGCCATCAACCACGTACGAATGGCCGTAGCGGTTTCGGAGAATAACATCCTTAAATTTATAAAACTGGTGTTCCTGGGGAAGTGCCTCCGGAAAAAGGGGGAGCATCGTCTTGGCATTCAGAAAAGTTACGGTCTGGACGAGGTTTTTCCCCCGAATCTCCTCATCGCTCCAGCCGGTCATGTTTTCTGCCATGGGGTTAATAAAAAGGATGTTGAGGCTCGTATCCACCGCCATGATACCATCATTTACACTGTGGAGAATGGCGGAGAATAGCTGTTCCTGTTCTTTTATTTTTTTGTCTGCCCTGAACTTATAGAGGGCCATGTCAATAGTGGTATACAGTTCCCGCTCTTTAAACGGTTTAAGGATGTAGCCAAAGGGCTCTGCCACTTTTGCCCGTTCAAGGGTATGTTCATCTGCATAGGCCGTAAGGAAAATAACGGGAATATTGAGTTCTTCTTTTATACGTTTTGCTGTGTCGATACCATCCATGGCTCCGGAAAGCATGATATCCATCAGGATAATGTCAGGCCGGTGGATCCGGGCCTTTTCAAGGGCTTCCTCTCCTTCTGCGGCGGTATCGCATACCACATACCCGAATCGTTCAAGACGACGCTGGAGGTCTAGAGCTATGATTTTTTCATCTTCTACAATTAAAACCCTCTCGGCATCCATACCATATCCTGCTTATGTAATGAGTATAGTATAAAAACGAAAGTGGTCAACAGAAAACCTCATAGAAGACCTAATTTTTCGAGTATTTTACTCGCCTTTTGTTGGGGGCTTTTACCTTCGTCCCGGATGATGTAGTGGGCGCTCTCTGCGTAGGCTTTGTTTCGTCTCAGGTGAAGTATCCGGTGGGTTTCTTGGGGATTTTCGGTTTGCAGAAAGGGAGGTAGCGTGCCTGTTGACCCCTGGGCGGTAAGAATGCGCTGCCACGCCTCTTCGGCGGATATCTCAAGAAAAACAATGGTTGTTTTTTTCTGGAGAA is from Treponema sp. J25 and encodes:
- a CDS encoding ATP-dependent 6-phosphofructokinase; translation: MLKSVTRTIGILTSGGDCPGLNAAIRGVCRAAYDRYNMSIIGIANGYRGLIEADARLLKPEDFSGILTRGGTILGTSREKPFKSRKGEYDSEVAQDKVEIIKENYKKLNLDCLVVLGGNGTNTTGYLLSKEGLNVIGLPKTIDNDIVGTDITFGFHSAVSIATEAIDRLHSTAHSHNRVMVIELMGHKAGWLALYAGVAGGGDIILIPEIPYNMEAITRHLLKRARDGKSFSIVVVAEGALSVEEAQMEKKERKKYREKTAQPSIGYRVAREIEEATGMETRVTVLGYLQRGGIPSAWDRVLATTFGTAAAELLARGDYGKMVCMRGNEVGSVSLEEVAGKYKAVPPDHYMIDTARSVGTCMGDE
- a CDS encoding EAL domain-containing protein, which encodes MDAERVLIVEDEKIIALDLQRRLERFGYVVCDTAAEGEEALEKARIHRPDIILMDIMLSGAMDGIDTAKRIKEELNIPVIFLTAYADEHTLERAKVAEPFGYILKPFKERELYTTIDMALYKFRADKKIKEQEQLFSAILHSVNDGIMAVDTSLNILFINPMAENMTGWSDEEIRGKNLVQTVTFLNAKTMLPLFPEALPQEHQFYKFKDVILRNRYGHSYVVDGSITRIHYQGIDIQGYVVAFRDVTEIKRLSATVDYQASHDTLTGLSNRDEFSIHLKTILEDIQKNGGTHTLLQLDVDRFKIVNDTCGTMAGDELLRQIAELLESLTQRNDFVARLGGDEFGLILHDCKLEDAVQVAQRLQNAVQSKKFVWNKNIFPLSFSIGVVPLTAEDNNIQNVLAAADDACYIAKEEGGGRIRVFQRNEDRYIIRRGQMEWVSKINEALEQNRFRLWYQPIEPMYSSASHVAKLEILIRMEDQDGKIISPGAFIPAAERYGLISLIDRWVIKQVMESWLILKNKNHELIKRIFSINISGPSLLDESFIDYILSTCTTYSVDPRYFCLEITETAAIQNLSYASRFIENLKKHGFSFSLDDFGSGFSSFNYLKNLPVDYLKIDGSIVQNIDESLVNFTMVESINSMGHVMGLKTIAEFVRSPAIIERLRRIGVDYAQGYALAEPRPLP